A region from the Mycobacterium heidelbergense genome encodes:
- a CDS encoding enoyl-CoA hydratase/isomerase family protein, whose amino-acid sequence MAGNHEATPHSGPRPPEGDWLGTPYLRLERQGPIAVCTIDRPDVQNAMTPAMYFGIRCAVGRLNEDPDLAGLLITGTGDVFAPGGDMGGGGGADDWITFGSALGMDVTPFDAVRTSAKPVVSAVNGLCQGGGMQIALCSDLSVVSERATFRVPELFRGYADTYYSQMLARLIGPVRTRDLMFTGRVLTAAEALDWGLVTRVVPHDSLLTAAKDALAQACRTAPRARGVIKSSIDGYLGLYDRIGMTASLSDAEAREGFRAFKERRSPDWVHPQLRVEGRL is encoded by the coding sequence ATGGCAGGCAATCACGAGGCGACACCGCACAGCGGCCCGCGCCCACCCGAAGGCGATTGGCTCGGCACCCCGTACCTGAGGCTCGAGCGCCAGGGACCGATCGCGGTGTGCACCATCGACCGCCCGGACGTGCAAAACGCCATGACGCCCGCGATGTACTTCGGAATCCGTTGCGCAGTAGGACGTCTCAACGAGGATCCGGATCTGGCCGGACTGCTGATCACCGGAACCGGCGACGTCTTCGCGCCCGGGGGCGACATGGGCGGCGGGGGAGGCGCCGACGACTGGATCACCTTCGGCTCGGCGCTGGGCATGGACGTCACGCCGTTCGACGCGGTGCGGACCTCGGCCAAGCCCGTGGTCTCCGCGGTCAATGGGCTGTGCCAGGGCGGCGGCATGCAGATCGCGTTGTGCAGCGACCTGTCCGTGGTGAGCGAGCGGGCGACCTTCCGGGTGCCCGAGCTGTTCCGCGGCTACGCCGACACCTACTACAGCCAGATGCTCGCCCGCCTGATCGGGCCGGTGCGCACCCGCGACCTCATGTTCACCGGCCGGGTGCTGACCGCGGCCGAGGCCCTCGACTGGGGTTTGGTCACCCGTGTGGTGCCCCACGACAGCCTGCTCACCGCGGCGAAAGACGCACTGGCGCAGGCCTGCCGGACCGCGCCCCGCGCCCGCGGCGTCATCAAGTCCAGCATCGACGGCTACCTCGGCCTCTATGACCGCATCGGCATGACCGCCAGCCTGTCCGACGCCGAGGCCAGGGAGGGCTTCCGCGCGTTCAAGGAGCGGCGCTCGCCCGACTGGGTGCACCCGCAACTGCGCGTCGAGGGGCGCCTGTAG
- a CDS encoding putative alpha/beta hydrolase, with product MQLRYISIPALIAEAGGDPWAINESLQSGRPAQISDLAEAFHAAGRCTAESGAAFEEARRRFAASWNHENGEHPINDSAEVRRTTQALGAQSLQLPKIGVDLENIAAALAEAQRTGAGLISTLESQLQQLDNEIGQAVQLEKNGHLGADDRSALDALIRTCEDDAIRDAKSALGQLRSIRAGYSGYLNTSLTTLRTDGYDPAAIQALDAPESPPKPQEPVQLPSPGASTEDVNRWWKTLSPEQQRQLIASHPPELGNLNGIPVDARGEVNRAVMNDDLHRVEDLAQRSGVSVNDVLSDPGKYGLSASAVTRYTNACRARDGLAKSAQAVDKWPDNHPPVFLLRYEPEAFGGEGAAAIAIGNPDTAANTAVLVKGLGSGVREGTLANPDGVRLYEESARADWGKETAVVMWVGYDAPNTWHDPGLWEPNMARTGGQLLAADVNALAVTHDGAPTHMTVVGHSYGSTVVSDASAAYGMRTDDVVLVGSPGTDLAHSAADFHLSPGGHLFVGAASGDAVTWSPGQVRGPGLIGPSLAGLGDDPAVEGYGSTRFRAENPEYTANPIYDHSHYFDKGSESLFSISDVVSSHGDALQHDGMTASHRGAYGVGEWFDPEALRLGTAGHVHSGPAG from the coding sequence ATGCAGCTGCGCTACATAAGCATCCCGGCGCTGATCGCCGAAGCCGGCGGCGACCCCTGGGCGATCAACGAAAGCCTGCAATCCGGACGCCCGGCGCAGATTTCCGATCTCGCCGAGGCATTTCATGCCGCGGGTCGCTGCACCGCCGAGTCCGGCGCGGCCTTCGAGGAGGCCCGTCGCCGCTTTGCGGCGTCGTGGAATCACGAGAACGGCGAGCACCCGATCAATGACTCCGCCGAAGTGCGGCGGACGACCCAAGCGCTGGGCGCGCAGTCGTTGCAGCTGCCCAAGATCGGCGTCGACCTGGAGAACATCGCGGCCGCCCTGGCGGAGGCGCAACGCACCGGCGCGGGGCTGATCTCGACCCTGGAAAGTCAACTGCAGCAACTCGACAACGAAATCGGCCAGGCGGTGCAACTGGAGAAGAACGGCCACCTCGGCGCGGACGACAGATCGGCGCTCGACGCGCTCATCCGGACCTGCGAAGACGACGCCATCCGGGACGCCAAATCAGCGCTGGGCCAGCTGCGGTCGATACGCGCCGGCTACTCCGGCTACCTGAACACGTCGCTGACCACGCTGCGCACCGACGGCTACGACCCGGCGGCCATCCAGGCGCTGGACGCGCCGGAATCGCCGCCGAAACCCCAAGAGCCGGTTCAGCTTCCGTCGCCGGGGGCCAGCACTGAGGACGTCAACCGGTGGTGGAAGACGCTGAGCCCGGAGCAACAACGGCAACTGATCGCCAGCCATCCCCCGGAGTTGGGGAACCTCAACGGCATTCCGGTCGACGCTCGCGGCGAGGTCAACAGGGCCGTGATGAACGACGACCTTCATCGCGTGGAGGACCTCGCCCAGCGGAGCGGCGTGTCCGTCAACGACGTGCTGAGCGATCCCGGCAAGTACGGGCTGTCCGCCTCGGCGGTCACCCGCTACACCAACGCCTGCCGCGCCCGGGACGGCCTGGCCAAGTCCGCGCAGGCCGTCGACAAGTGGCCTGACAACCACCCGCCCGTGTTTTTGCTGAGGTACGAGCCCGAGGCGTTCGGCGGCGAGGGGGCCGCGGCCATCGCGATCGGTAACCCCGACACGGCGGCCAACACCGCGGTGCTGGTGAAGGGGCTGGGGTCGGGCGTGCGGGAGGGCACGCTGGCCAACCCCGACGGCGTGCGCCTGTACGAGGAGTCCGCCCGCGCCGATTGGGGCAAGGAGACCGCGGTGGTGATGTGGGTGGGCTACGACGCCCCCAACACCTGGCACGACCCGGGCCTGTGGGAGCCGAACATGGCGCGCACCGGTGGCCAGTTGTTGGCCGCCGACGTGAACGCGTTGGCGGTCACCCACGACGGCGCCCCGACGCACATGACGGTGGTCGGCCACTCCTACGGATCGACCGTCGTGTCGGACGCGTCGGCGGCGTATGGGATGCGCACCGACGACGTGGTGCTGGTCGGCTCGCCGGGCACCGATTTGGCGCATTCGGCGGCCGACTTCCATCTGTCGCCCGGTGGGCACCTTTTCGTCGGGGCGGCCTCGGGTGACGCGGTCACCTGGTCACCCGGTCAGGTGAGGGGGCCCGGCCTGATCGGTCCGAGCCTCGCGGGGCTCGGCGACGACCCCGCCGTGGAGGGCTACGGCTCCACCCGGTTCAGGGCCGAAAACCCCGAGTACACCGCGAATCCCATCTACGACCACTCCCACTACTTCGACAAGGGCTCGGAGTCGTTGTTCAGCATCTCCGACGTGGTCTCCAGCCATGGCGATGCCCTGCAACACGACGGCATGACCGCGAGCCATCGCGGTGCATACGGTGTGGGTGAATGGTTTGACCCCGAAGCCCTGCGGCTGGGGACCGCCGGCCACGTTCACAGCGGACCGGCCGGCTAG
- a CDS encoding ATP-binding protein gives MMLDGAGHELIERHMLEQLREVAEYTRVVLINGPRQAGKTTLLEQLHAELDGWLRSLDVDVERASARADPEGYVMSAPRPTFLDEVQRAGDPLILAIKMVTDRDRQPGQFFLSGSTRFLTVPTLSESLAGRVAILDLWPLSVAERAGVRPEIIAQLLTEPQAVLGIEAAPVTRHEYLQLACTGGFPEVVQRPAGRARSRWFSDYLRTVTQRDVRELKQIEHLERLPRFMRYLAAITAQELNVAEAARVMGVDAGTIRSDLALFETVYLVHRLTAWSQNLTAKIKKRSKIHVVDSGFAAWLRGQSVDSLARPTAEGAGPIMETFVINELMKLRAAADIEVDLYHFRDRDGREIDCILQTPDGRVVGVEVKASATVNIHDFRHLSFARDRLGDQFITGVVFYTGTRALPFGDRLMALPINLLWNGQPVSGL, from the coding sequence GTGATGTTAGATGGTGCTGGTCACGAGCTGATTGAGCGGCACATGTTAGAACAGTTGCGGGAGGTTGCAGAGTACACCCGTGTCGTACTCATCAATGGTCCACGGCAGGCTGGTAAGACGACACTGCTCGAACAGCTACACGCCGAGCTAGATGGGTGGCTGCGTTCGTTGGATGTTGACGTCGAGCGCGCGTCCGCGCGAGCCGATCCCGAGGGGTATGTCATGTCCGCGCCGCGCCCGACGTTCCTGGACGAGGTCCAGCGCGCCGGGGATCCGTTGATCCTGGCGATCAAGATGGTGACCGATCGTGACCGCCAGCCCGGACAGTTCTTTCTGTCGGGGTCGACCCGATTCCTGACGGTACCGACATTGTCGGAGTCACTAGCCGGGCGGGTCGCAATCCTTGACCTGTGGCCGCTGTCTGTTGCCGAGCGAGCAGGTGTTCGGCCGGAGATCATTGCGCAACTGCTCACCGAACCCCAAGCGGTCCTGGGCATCGAGGCCGCGCCCGTCACGCGGCATGAGTATCTGCAGCTGGCCTGCACCGGTGGCTTTCCGGAAGTGGTACAGCGGCCCGCGGGTCGCGCTCGCAGCCGGTGGTTCTCGGACTATCTACGCACGGTGACGCAGCGCGACGTGCGTGAGCTGAAGCAAATCGAGCATCTGGAGCGCCTGCCTCGGTTCATGCGCTACCTCGCCGCTATCACCGCGCAGGAGTTGAACGTAGCCGAAGCGGCGCGGGTCATGGGGGTCGACGCGGGGACGATCCGCTCGGATCTCGCGTTGTTCGAGACGGTCTATTTGGTGCATCGCCTGACGGCCTGGTCTCAGAATCTGACCGCGAAGATCAAAAAGCGGTCCAAGATCCACGTCGTCGACAGTGGTTTCGCGGCCTGGTTACGCGGGCAAAGCGTCGACTCTCTGGCCAGGCCAACCGCGGAGGGCGCGGGCCCGATCATGGAAACGTTCGTGATCAACGAGCTGATGAAGCTACGTGCGGCGGCCGATATCGAGGTTGACTTGTATCACTTTCGCGACCGAGACGGACGAGAAATCGACTGCATCCTCCAGACACCAGACGGTCGCGTCGTGGGTGTCGAGGTCAAAGCCTCGGCAACAGTGAACATCCACGACTTCCGACACCTGTCATTCGCGCGCGATCGACTCGGCGACCAGTTCATCACCGGCGTTGTCTTCTACACCGGTACCCGCGCACTGCCGTTCGGCGACCGGTTAATGGCCCTACCCATCAACCTTCTCTGGAACGGACAACCCGTCTCTGGCCTGTAG
- a CDS encoding glycosyltransferase has protein sequence MKFVLAGYGSRGDVEPCAAVGRELRRRGHDVRMAVPPDKLGFVESAGLAAVAYGPDTRERIDAAQEFVRNVRNPIGALPEAVEHLTRTWMDKSATLTSLAQGADLLVAGINEQKLAANVAEYHGIPLAALHFFPARILSTGLLYSATTAGVANAQRRALGLPEAAESSSQPGALEIQAYDEICLPGPAGHWVESNGRRPFVGALTLESPTGVDDEVLSWIAAGEPPICFGLGSTPISSPADTVAMIGAACAQLGVRALVCSGPNDFTTIPHLDHVKVVEAVNHAAVLPACRAVVHHGGAGATAAGLRAGIPTLVLWLWLDQPMWAAAVERLGVGFGRQLVATTPESLAADLGSVLAPRCVASAREVAARMTKSAESLAKAADLLEDAAARG, from the coding sequence ATGAAATTCGTCCTGGCCGGCTACGGAAGTCGGGGCGATGTCGAGCCGTGCGCCGCTGTGGGCCGGGAGCTGCGGCGCCGGGGCCACGACGTGCGCATGGCGGTCCCGCCCGACAAGCTCGGTTTCGTCGAGTCGGCCGGGCTTGCCGCGGTCGCCTACGGACCGGACACGCGGGAGCGGATAGACGCGGCCCAGGAATTCGTTCGCAACGTTCGAAACCCGATCGGCGCGTTGCCCGAAGCCGTGGAGCATCTGACCCGGACCTGGATGGACAAAAGCGCCACGCTGACGTCGCTGGCACAGGGTGCCGACCTGCTCGTGGCGGGCATCAACGAGCAGAAGCTCGCCGCCAATGTCGCGGAGTATCACGGCATTCCGCTGGCCGCTCTGCACTTCTTCCCGGCGCGGATCCTGTCGACCGGGCTGCTCTATTCGGCGACGACAGCGGGGGTCGCCAACGCCCAGCGCCGTGCGCTCGGTTTGCCGGAGGCGGCCGAGTCCTCGTCGCAACCGGGCGCGTTGGAGATTCAGGCCTACGACGAGATCTGCTTGCCCGGGCCGGCCGGCCACTGGGTGGAATCGAATGGCCGACGGCCCTTCGTCGGCGCGCTGACGCTCGAGTCGCCCACGGGTGTCGACGACGAGGTGTTGTCGTGGATCGCCGCGGGGGAGCCGCCGATCTGCTTCGGCCTGGGCAGCACACCGATCTCGTCTCCCGCTGACACGGTCGCCATGATCGGAGCGGCCTGTGCGCAGTTGGGCGTGCGGGCGCTGGTGTGCAGCGGTCCCAATGATTTCACCACGATTCCGCATCTCGACCACGTCAAGGTCGTGGAGGCGGTGAACCATGCCGCGGTCCTTCCCGCGTGCCGCGCTGTGGTCCACCACGGGGGAGCGGGCGCGACTGCCGCGGGCCTGCGGGCGGGGATCCCCACGCTGGTCCTTTGGCTCTGGCTCGATCAGCCGATGTGGGCGGCCGCCGTCGAGCGGCTGGGAGTCGGCTTCGGGCGTCAGTTGGTGGCGACCACCCCGGAATCGCTGGCCGCGGACCTGGGCTCCGTCCTGGCTCCGCGGTGCGTCGCTTCGGCCCGTGAGGTTGCCGCGCGAATGACCAAATCCGCCGAAAGCCTCGCCAAGGCAGCCGATCTCCTGGAAGACGCGGCGGCCCGCGGCTAA
- a CDS encoding cytochrome c oxidase assembly protein, giving the protein MPVDPGPLTGAAAVRTWHLDLVSAAAIVLAAAAYAWCYRRGRNAEQPVGPAQAWCFAVGIAVWALATASAIGAYAYALFWVRALQVLLLLYVVPFFLAQGRPLTAARDALGPTGRDRIDRVLATRVARVFAHPSTTSLAMLGTPWLLYLTPWYTASLDSEWIGAPTRILLVALGFGYFYARLQADPVPRKYPQLISLLITVAEALGDGVLWLVIWQGSLIGAAYYAALHRSWGPDQRLDQTIGAGVLWILGDVVGWPFVLLLMRALSRDERAQAVQVDAELDAAEAAEGESAAPSGLWWETDPQLRERFRR; this is encoded by the coding sequence ATGCCCGTCGATCCGGGACCGCTGACCGGGGCCGCCGCGGTCCGGACGTGGCATCTGGACCTGGTCTCCGCGGCGGCGATCGTGCTGGCGGCCGCCGCGTACGCCTGGTGCTACCGGCGCGGCCGAAACGCCGAGCAACCGGTCGGACCCGCGCAGGCCTGGTGCTTCGCGGTGGGCATCGCGGTGTGGGCCCTGGCCACGGCAAGCGCGATCGGCGCGTACGCCTACGCCCTGTTTTGGGTGCGGGCACTGCAGGTGTTGCTGCTGCTGTACGTCGTGCCGTTCTTCCTCGCGCAGGGCAGGCCGCTCACCGCCGCCCGCGACGCGCTGGGCCCCACCGGGCGCGATCGCATCGACCGGGTGTTGGCGACCCGGGTCGCCCGGGTGTTCGCGCACCCGTCGACCACGTCGCTGGCGATGCTCGGCACGCCGTGGCTGCTCTACCTGACGCCCTGGTACACCGCGTCCCTGGACAGCGAATGGATCGGCGCGCCCACTCGAATCCTGTTGGTAGCGCTGGGTTTCGGCTATTTCTACGCCCGGCTGCAAGCGGACCCCGTTCCCCGCAAGTACCCGCAGCTGATCTCGCTGCTGATCACCGTCGCCGAGGCCCTCGGCGACGGCGTCCTGTGGCTGGTCATCTGGCAGGGTTCGTTGATAGGCGCCGCGTATTACGCGGCGTTGCACCGATCGTGGGGCCCGGATCAGCGGCTCGATCAGACGATCGGCGCCGGGGTCCTATGGATCCTCGGGGACGTCGTCGGGTGGCCGTTCGTGCTGTTGTTGATGCGGGCGCTGTCCCGCGACGAGAGGGCACAGGCGGTCCAGGTCGACGCCGAGTTGGACGCGGCGGAAGCGGCCGAGGGTGAAAGCGCCGCGCCGTCAGGACTGTGGTGGGAGACCGACCCGCAACTGCGTGAGCGATTCCGCCGATGA
- a CDS encoding DUF732 domain-containing protein — MAVPARADSNDDAFLASLQAAGITYPDAGRVITAGKWVCQAVGQGTQMADVVKTIQAQNSGLHGDNAARFTAIAANVYCPTALSAHGVKTDAGP, encoded by the coding sequence ATGGCGGTGCCCGCGCGCGCCGACAGCAACGACGACGCATTCCTCGCGTCGCTCCAGGCGGCCGGCATCACCTACCCCGACGCGGGCAGGGTCATCACGGCCGGCAAATGGGTGTGCCAGGCGGTGGGGCAGGGCACGCAGATGGCGGACGTTGTCAAGACGATCCAGGCCCAGAACTCCGGACTGCACGGGGACAACGCCGCCAGGTTCACCGCGATTGCCGCCAACGTGTACTGCCCCACGGCCCTGTCGGCCCACGGCGTCAAGACCGACGCCGGCCCGTAG
- a CDS encoding Clp protease N-terminal domain-containing protein, whose protein sequence is MSQPTPIAYPVRLDELINAIKQVHNDVLDQLADAVLAAEHLGEVADHLIGHFVDQARRSGASWTDIGKSMGVTKQAAQKRFVPRAEAGALDSEQGPFSRFTPRARNAVVVAQNAAHDAANAEITPDHLLLGVLSDPGALATVLLHRQDVDIAVLRASVELPPAGATSLALIPFSGPARKALELTFREALRLGHNYIGTEHMLLALLELEDGAGPLHRSGVDKDRVEADLIAALESLSGGRGVDEPAPEDG, encoded by the coding sequence ATGTCCCAGCCGACGCCCATCGCCTATCCCGTCCGCCTCGACGAATTGATCAACGCCATCAAACAGGTCCACAACGACGTGCTGGACCAACTCGCCGACGCCGTGCTGGCCGCCGAGCACCTGGGCGAGGTCGCCGACCACCTGATCGGGCACTTCGTCGATCAGGCCCGCCGCTCGGGGGCGTCCTGGACCGACATCGGCAAGAGCATGGGCGTCACCAAGCAGGCCGCCCAAAAGCGGTTCGTCCCGCGGGCCGAGGCCGGCGCGCTCGATTCCGAGCAGGGCCCCTTCAGCCGCTTCACACCGCGAGCCCGCAACGCCGTGGTCGTCGCCCAGAACGCCGCGCACGACGCCGCCAACGCCGAGATCACGCCCGACCACCTGTTGCTCGGGGTGCTCAGCGATCCGGGCGCGCTGGCCACCGTGTTGCTTCATCGGCAGGACGTCGACATCGCCGTTCTGCGTGCGTCCGTCGAGCTGCCCCCGGCCGGCGCCACGTCGCTTGCGCTCATCCCGTTCAGCGGGCCCGCGCGCAAGGCGCTCGAGCTGACCTTCCGCGAGGCGCTTCGGCTCGGCCACAACTACATCGGCACCGAACACATGCTGCTGGCGTTGCTCGAACTCGAGGACGGCGCCGGACCCCTGCACCGGTCCGGCGTCGACAAGGACCGCGTCGAGGCCGATCTGATCGCCGCGCTCGAATCGCTGAGCGGCGGCAGGGGCGTCGATGAACCGGCGCCGGAGGACGGCTGA
- a CDS encoding GNAT family N-acetyltransferase: MEPLRTRSLTVRTATTGSVDADELAAVAARTFPLACPPSAAPGNIASFIAANLSAERFAEYLADPRHAIVTAAQGGRIIGYAMIIRGADDDTAELSKMYLLPDHHGAGVSTALMDLALATAEEWGVRRVWLGVNQKNQRAQRFYAKNGFTVNGTRTFQVGTGRENDYVMVRELG; the protein is encoded by the coding sequence GTGGAACCTCTGAGAACCCGGTCGCTCACCGTACGCACCGCCACGACGGGTTCGGTCGACGCCGACGAGCTGGCTGCCGTCGCCGCGCGCACCTTTCCGCTGGCATGCCCGCCCTCGGCGGCCCCGGGGAACATCGCGTCGTTCATCGCCGCCAACCTGTCGGCCGAACGCTTCGCCGAGTATCTGGCCGATCCGCGACACGCGATCGTCACCGCGGCACAGGGCGGCCGAATCATCGGTTACGCCATGATCATTCGCGGCGCCGACGACGACACCGCGGAGCTGTCAAAGATGTACCTGCTGCCCGACCACCACGGCGCCGGGGTGTCGACCGCGCTGATGGACCTCGCGCTGGCCACCGCCGAGGAATGGGGCGTGCGCCGCGTGTGGCTGGGCGTCAACCAGAAAAATCAACGCGCACAACGCTTTTACGCCAAGAACGGATTCACGGTTAACGGCACCAGGACCTTTCAGGTGGGCACCGGCCGCGAAAACGACTACGTCATGGTCCGCGAGCTTGGTTGA
- a CDS encoding pyrimidine reductase family protein gives MPLSDAGGAETPLTLLGSMRELDDGELLRLYGYPKRDGPWVRANFITSVDGGATADGTSGAMGGPGDRLVFNLLRELADVIVVGAGTVRIEGYSGAHPAVAERQRRQAGGQSEVPPLAIVTKSGRLDRDMAVFTRTEVPPLVLTCTAAADETRSVLGDLCEVVDCSGGDAGKVDEAVLLDALAARGMRRILTEGGPMLLGSFVERDMLDELCLTIAPYLVGGLARRIATGPGQVLTRMRCAHTLTDGAGYLYTRYLKA, from the coding sequence ATGCCGCTCTCTGACGCCGGCGGGGCCGAGACGCCGCTGACGCTGCTCGGGTCGATGCGCGAACTCGACGACGGCGAACTCCTGCGGCTCTACGGCTACCCGAAACGCGACGGGCCGTGGGTGCGGGCGAACTTCATCACCAGCGTGGACGGCGGCGCCACCGCCGACGGCACCAGCGGCGCGATGGGCGGGCCCGGCGACCGCCTCGTCTTCAACCTGCTGCGCGAACTCGCCGACGTCATCGTGGTCGGCGCGGGCACGGTGCGCATCGAGGGGTATTCCGGGGCGCACCCGGCCGTCGCCGAGCGGCAGCGGCGCCAGGCCGGCGGGCAGAGCGAGGTCCCGCCGTTGGCGATCGTCACCAAGTCGGGCCGCCTCGACCGGGACATGGCGGTGTTCACCCGGACCGAGGTGCCGCCCCTGGTGCTCACCTGCACGGCGGCGGCCGACGAGACGCGCAGCGTGCTCGGCGACCTTTGCGAGGTGGTCGACTGCTCCGGCGGCGACGCCGGCAAGGTCGACGAGGCCGTCCTGCTGGACGCCCTGGCGGCCCGCGGGATGCGCCGCATTCTGACCGAGGGCGGGCCGATGCTGCTCGGGTCGTTCGTCGAGCGCGACATGCTCGACGAGCTGTGCCTGACGATCGCGCCCTACCTCGTCGGCGGCCTGGCGCGACGCATCGCGACGGGCCCGGGTCAGGTGCTCACCCGGATGCGCTGCGCCCACACCCTGACCGACGGCGCCGGTTACTTGTACACCCGCTACCTGAAGGCATAG
- a CDS encoding alpha/beta hydrolase: MATVVGMSRQIASATVLVPLAVIVTAAVAGCVPGLGADPRFATNSGARPQGVATTKPPASGPPPIAAPKNDLSWHDCTSKAFSDAAVPAAPGVQLDCANYDTDLDPVNGGSGTLSIGVVRARSSQTPRDAGPLVFTTGSDLPSSTQLPVWLSQAGADVLQTHPVVAVDRRGMGMSSPIDCRDQLDRQAMRDQAQFQPGDDPVANLSDISNTATTNCTDAIAPGATAYDNSHAASDIERLRSLWDVPAVALVGIGNGAQVALAYAASRPDRVARLILDSPVALGVNAEAAAEQQVKGQQAALDAFAAQCVAVNCALGPDPKGAVSALLADARAGKGPGGSPVAAVANAITVALGFPAGGRVDATTALANALAAARSGDASQLNSLINHAYAVGDSDGQFINSCSDAINRPTPDRVRELVVAWGKLYPQFGTVAALNLVKCVHWPTVSPPAPPKNLKIDVLLAGVQNDPIVGSEGVAQTAATIINANAASKRVMWQGIGHGASIYSPCAVPPLIGYLNSGKLPGTDTYCPA, translated from the coding sequence ATAGCTACTGTGGTCGGCATGAGTCGGCAGATCGCCTCCGCGACGGTCCTGGTCCCGTTGGCCGTCATCGTCACCGCGGCGGTGGCCGGCTGCGTCCCGGGCCTGGGGGCCGACCCGCGCTTCGCCACCAATTCCGGCGCGCGGCCGCAAGGGGTGGCCACGACGAAGCCCCCGGCCAGCGGCCCGCCGCCGATCGCCGCGCCCAAGAACGACCTGTCGTGGCATGACTGCACGTCGAAGGCCTTCAGCGACGCCGCCGTCCCGGCCGCGCCCGGCGTGCAGCTGGATTGCGCGAACTACGACACCGACCTCGACCCGGTGAACGGCGGGTCCGGGACGCTGAGCATCGGCGTGGTCCGCGCGCGCTCGAGTCAGACGCCGCGCGACGCGGGCCCGCTCGTCTTCACCACCGGCTCCGACCTGCCGTCGTCGACGCAGCTGCCGGTGTGGCTTTCGCAGGCGGGCGCCGACGTGCTGCAGACCCATCCCGTCGTCGCCGTCGACCGGCGCGGCATGGGCATGTCGAGCCCCATCGACTGCCGGGATCAACTCGACCGTCAAGCGATGCGCGACCAGGCGCAGTTCCAGCCCGGCGACGACCCGGTGGCCAACCTCTCCGACATCTCGAACACCGCCACCACCAACTGCACCGACGCCATCGCGCCGGGAGCCACCGCCTACGACAATTCGCATGCCGCCTCCGACATCGAGCGGCTGCGCAGCCTCTGGGACGTGCCGGCGGTCGCCCTGGTCGGGATCGGCAACGGCGCCCAGGTGGCGCTGGCCTACGCCGCGTCGCGGCCCGACCGGGTCGCCCGGCTGATCCTCGACTCCCCGGTCGCCCTGGGCGTCAACGCCGAGGCGGCCGCCGAGCAACAGGTCAAGGGCCAGCAGGCCGCGCTCGACGCGTTCGCCGCCCAGTGCGTCGCGGTCAACTGCGCGCTGGGTCCCGATCCGAAGGGCGCCGTCAGCGCGCTGCTGGCCGACGCCCGCGCCGGGAAGGGCCCCGGCGGCTCACCGGTGGCCGCGGTCGCCAACGCCATCACCGTCGCGTTGGGCTTTCCGGCCGGCGGCCGTGTCGACGCCACCACCGCCCTGGCCAACGCGCTGGCGGCCGCCCGCTCCGGCGACGCCAGCCAGTTGAACAGCTTGATCAACCACGCCTACGCCGTCGGCGACTCCGACGGCCAGTTCATCAACTCCTGCAGCGACGCGATCAACCGCCCGACCCCGGACCGGGTCCGCGAACTCGTCGTGGCATGGGGCAAGCTGTATCCCCAATTCGGCACCGTCGCCGCGCTGAACTTGGTCAAATGCGTGCACTGGCCCACGGTTTCGCCGCCGGCGCCGCCGAAGAACCTCAAGATCGACGTCCTGTTGGCGGGCGTGCAGAACGACCCGATCGTCGGCAGCGAGGGGGTGGCTCAGACGGCGGCCACCATCATCAACGCCAACGCGGCCAGCAAGCGGGTGATGTGGCAGGGCATCGGCCACGGCGCCAGCATCTACTCGCCGTGCGCGGTCCCGCCGCTGATCGGCTACCTCAACAGCGGCAAGCTGCCGGGGACCGACACCTACTGTCCCGCCTGA